A single genomic interval of Koleobacter methoxysyntrophicus harbors:
- a CDS encoding SpoIID/LytB domain-containing protein, with amino-acid sequence MRKYLRIITLSVLISLILLSFNGCIRGPFRKPVSEKPSIPERISRGAYREPQLTVYIADEKRTQKMNLEDYVAGVVAGEMKNDWPLEALAAQAIIARTYVLEFISSKGGSKYGNADISTDIEEAQAWNAQGVNDRIKKAVNMTRGKVAVYNGKYIKAWFHAHSGGTTAMAKEGLAYKGQEPPYIKSVKSPDIDAGPAEDRAWSAVFTRDEVRALLKDKLGRDVGPVESITIVDKGPSGRAVRLRVNGQEFSGPDFRIALGSTRMKSTLLTDLKIDGDKVVIKGKGYGHGVGMSQWGANAMAKQGKTPEEIVKFFFKDIDIVKLWR; translated from the coding sequence ATGAGAAAATATCTTAGAATTATAACATTATCGGTTTTGATCTCCCTTATCCTGCTTTCTTTCAACGGATGTATTAGAGGACCTTTTAGAAAACCGGTATCTGAAAAACCATCAATCCCTGAGAGAATAAGCAGAGGAGCCTATAGGGAACCCCAGCTTACGGTCTATATTGCAGATGAGAAGCGCACTCAAAAAATGAATCTGGAGGACTATGTGGCCGGAGTTGTGGCCGGGGAGATGAAAAATGACTGGCCACTGGAAGCACTGGCAGCCCAGGCCATAATAGCCCGCACTTATGTCCTTGAATTCATAAGCAGTAAAGGAGGTTCAAAATACGGGAATGCCGATATATCAACGGATATCGAAGAAGCCCAGGCATGGAATGCACAGGGTGTAAATGACAGGATAAAAAAGGCAGTGAACATGACACGAGGAAAAGTAGCCGTGTATAACGGTAAATATATCAAGGCCTGGTTTCACGCCCATTCAGGGGGAACAACGGCAATGGCCAAGGAAGGGCTGGCTTATAAAGGCCAAGAACCGCCCTATATCAAGAGTGTGAAATCTCCTGATATAGATGCCGGCCCGGCAGAAGACAGAGCATGGTCGGCAGTGTTTACCAGAGATGAGGTGAGGGCCCTGTTAAAGGATAAGCTCGGGAGGGATGTAGGGCCGGTAGAAAGCATAACAATAGTTGATAAGGGCCCATCAGGGAGGGCGGTAAGATTAAGAGTAAACGGTCAGGAGTTTTCGGGACCCGATTTCAGGATTGCCCTTGGAAGCACTAGGATGAAATCAACCCTTTTAACAGATTTGAAAATCGATGGTGATAAGGTAGTAATAAAAGGAAAGGGCTATGGTCACGGAGTGGGGATGTCCCAATGGGGTGCAAATGCTATGGCCAAACAGGGCAAAACCCCTGAAGAGATAGTTAAATTCTTTTTCAAAGATATAGATATTGTAAAATTATGGAGATAA